In Plasmodium chabaudi chabaudi strain AS genome assembly, chromosome: 9, the following proteins share a genomic window:
- a CDS encoding protein tyrosine phosphatase, putative produces the protein MAARFNNGLLHNPQCRVNQEYSGSNVCNCDMHVNYVNKKYFEIEQYYGNMNFNMDYLNPVLNHPTRIEHGKIKILILDAPTNDLLPLYIKEMRNYNVTDLVRTCERTYDDEEIKQAGINVHELIFPDGDAPTADIVNSWLDIVNNVIKNNCSVAVHCVAGLGRAPVLASVVLIEFGMDPIDAIVFIRDRRKGAINKRQLQFLKTYKKKKKKKNCLRKCHFM, from the coding sequence ATGGCTGCCCGTTTTAATAATGGATTATTACACAACCCTCAATGCAGAGTCAACCAGGAATATTCCGGAAGCAACGTGTGTAATTGTGATATGCATGTTAACTatgtaaacaaaaaatattttgaaatagAACAATATTATGGAAATATGAATTTTAATATGGATTATTTGAATCCGGTTTTAAATCACCCCACTAGGATTGAACatgggaaaataaaaattttaattttagaTGCCCCTACTAATGATTTATTGCCATTATATATCAAAGAGATGAGAAATTATAATGTAACAGATTTAGTACGAACATGCGAAAGAACATatgatgatgaagaaataaaacaagCCGGTATAAATGTGCATGAATTAATATTTCCAGATGGAGATGCCCCGACTGCTGATATAGTTAATAGTTGGCTTGATATAGTAAATAAtgtaattaaaaacaattgTTCAGTCGCAGTGCATTGTGTTGCAGGATTAGGTAGAGCTCCAGTATTAGCTTCTGTTGTTCTTATTGAATTTGGTATGGATCCTATTGATgctattgtttttatacgTGATAGAAGAAAAGGTGCAATTAATAAAAGACAAttgcaatttttaaaaacgtataaaaaaaaaaaaaaaaaaaaaaactgtTTGAGAAAATGTCACTTCATGtga
- a CDS encoding UDP-galactose transporter, putative translates to MMGVGKSQKGKFAFLKKGLKEGSSLYNFLNGLFCVSGIYIFFLIFGYYQEKIPTLGSGRDKFYYNIFLICILCLSNSLGSLLSIFTKSTLNNEKFLRNMKKNIDKYFLTQIMLISITYSIAMIATNYSLRHVNFPTQVLVKSGKMIPIIVGGYFFFGKKYPYYDYVSVFLITTSLIIFNLLKAKTAKEMHQTTFGILLLCVSLVCDGLTGPRQDKLLSKYNVNSFNLMFYVNIFAFFFNLVASLLIEGAKPYAFLAKYPSSYYYILGFSISGTLGQFFIFYSLKVYGSLYTSLFTTLRKALSTVVSVYMFGHVLKPLQWICIIVIFSTLIIQNYLKKNDKKHHKKLI, encoded by the coding sequence ATGATGGGTGTAGGGAAATCCCAAAAGGGAAAATTTGCGTTTTTGAAGAAAGGCCTCAAGGAAGGCTCAAGTCTTTACAACTTTTTAAATGGGTTATTTTGTGTTAgtggaatatatatattttttttaatttttggaTATTATCAAGAAAAGATTCCAACTTTAGGAAGTGGAAGggataaattttattataatatatttttaatatgcattttatGCTTATCAAATAGCTTGGGTAGCttattatctatatttaCTAAAAGCACGCTAAATAATGAGAAATTTTTAcgaaatatgaaaaagaatattgataaatatttcttaaCACAAATAATGTTAATATCTATTACTTATTCTATAGCAATGATAGCCACAAATTATTCATTACGTCATGTAAATTTCCCAACTCAAGTTCTTGTAAAATCGGGAAAAATGATACCAATCATAGTTGGAggttatttcttttttggaAAAAAGTATCCATATTATGATTATGTatctgtttttttaattacaacttcattaataatatttaaccTATTAAAGGCAAAAACCGCAAAAGAAATGCATCAAACAACCTTTGgaattttacttttatgcGTATCATTAGTATGTGATGGATTAACAGGACCAAGACAAGATAAATTATTGagtaaatataatgttaactcatttaatttaatgttttatgttaatatttttgcatttttttttaacttagTTGCTTCATTATTAATTGAAGGTGCAAAGccatatgcatttttagCTAAATATCCAAGctcttattattatatattaggATTTTCAATAAGTGGAACATTAGGCcaattctttatattttattctctTAAAGTATATGGTAGTTTATATACTAGTTTATTTACAACACTTAGAAAAGCTCTAAGTACAGTTGTTTCAGTATACATGTTTGGCCACGTTTTGAAACCTTTGCAATGGATTTGcattattgttatattcTCAACACTTATTATACAAAACTATTTGAAGAAAAATGACAAAAAACATCATAAAAAACTTATATAA
- a CDS encoding ubiquitin domain-containing protein DSK2, putative, translated as MTINVSFKVTGGKEFTISIEPTITVIELKQKCAEHVDIPVESQRIIFKGKILKDKEPLTLYNVADGNVMHLVRSSVPAKDSEAEKENNKESNSAPDQSQGINENLNNFNDNPLIQMLMQRGAGVDMNSFGQGLGGGDFNYGNLASMLNPNGNGEFNRESISSLLNNPLARSLMNELSNNPEMLTNLISNNPLLRNTFSQSPLMQPMLDNPNLLREFMRPEVLQAGLQIESALNNNQNNNSNNNQGGLRMEDLLSNLSNFANPNAGLNSSNGNNANNLNSLFQSPELLQTFQQVMRGNPNLGNLDFASLAQNLNLNTPNVTDNRPPEERYASQLVSLQEMGFIDNDANIQALQETGGDVNSAVTRLLERGFN; from the exons ATGACTATTAATGTTTCATTTAAAGTTACTGGAGGTAAAGAGTTTACAATATCAATTGAACCGACAATAACGGTCATtgaattaaaacaaaaatgtgCTGAGCATGTAGATATACCTGTTGAATCACAgagaattatatttaaag ggaaaatattaaaagacaAAGAACCATTAACTTTATATAATGTAGCTGATGGAAACGTAATGCACCTAGTTCGTAGTTCTGTTCCAGCAAAGGATT CTGAAGccgaaaaagaaaataataaggaaAGCAACTCAGCACCAGATCAAAGCCAAGGCATAAATGAAAActtaaacaattttaatgacAACCCCTTAATACAAATGTTGATGCAAAGAGGAGCAGGag TTGATATGAATAGCTTTGGGCAAGGACTTGGAGGCGGAGATTTCAATTATGGAAATTTAGCAAGCATGCTAAATCCAAATGGAAATGGTGAATTTAATAGAGAAAGTATAAGttctttattaaataacCCATTAGCTAGATCATTAATGAATGAACTTAGTAACAATCCGGAAATGCTAACAAACTTAATATCCAATAACCCATTATTAAGAAATACATTTTCTCAAAGTCCTCTTATGCAACCTATGTTGGATAATCCAAACTTGTTGAGAGAATTTATGAGACCTGAAGTATTACAAGCAGGTTTACAAATAGAAAGtgcattaaataataatcaaaataataatagcaatAATAATCAAGGAGGTTTAAGAATGGAAGATTTATTAAGTAATTTAAGTAATTTTGCCAATCCAAATGCTGGCTTAAATAGTTCTAATGGCAATAATGCCAATAACCTTAATTCCCTTTTTCAATCTCCTGAATTATTACAAACTTTTCAACAAGTTATGAGAGGAAACCCTAATTTAGGAAATCTTGACTTTGCAAGTTTAGctcaaaatttaaatttgaatACACCAAATGTAACTGATAATAGACCACCTGAAGAAAGATATGCCTCTCAATTGGTAAGTCTTCAAGAAATGGGATTTATAGATAATGATGCAAATATTCAAGCTTTGCAAGAAACAGGAGGAGATGTCAATTCTGCAGTTACACGCCTATTAGAAAGAGGATTTAATTGA
- a CDS encoding GTP-binding protein, putative has product MNSILKILKVTHIGEKRHFTYITKVKLINKKNTEIIVLHPIFKDKKSSSKTFNEIIYDAQEALGLARSAGFKISHGISMPSGGWDYLSSPSNICDNDQVEDENNLSDHKIIHAYKTDDNDLNKVNNSFDENKNGKEQVDMTEQDATTDASYKQFENCDNTKEDDLKNDKSINNNGGSKDTYNNMNTNYDQNKPNDHSYGHMINPKYEDVERKIAESILIKVNRIDNKFYFNQGKINEISKYYLKNPTPYIFINTILSPEQFQNLDFLFNSILKSYHDELKLNNKKHMETNYLSSSRLLESHFDNELSDDMNDNNDITINRSAYFDMYNNYVDVEDAEEDSEKMEFPEDEEVEDPEDIEETYSYESSIEIDKKKKKKHIPLYVEIFDRYSIILYILKSRAKSNLSKLQLELARANFIFNTYSDNNRSRIKYIKYIENNVLGKSFIDQEDKYDKQNIFDIDNKKKNFKMDYEYLGYNCNFIKSTETYKEYEKRIINNIYNKLKKELIKCKNNNNLQNNSRKHKALIAIVGYTNVGKTKLINCLTNSNLKAKNLLFQTLDNSYKSLNIANSHSTIFIDSVGFIQNVPYSLYESFMISLEAIKNADIIIHVIDVTHPYKDEQKKCVLDTLVKIGIPNEFIKNNIVEVWNKIDKLSQEQLYNLYKTKPVNVLPISSKHGTNCDVLINIIQNLANKIKNVQVLTLSFPTSQAKERIDFLMKKFKVVPGSISYSSDGNTTYIKLVENPNNLKKYYEKFSQ; this is encoded by the coding sequence ATGAATAGTAtcctaaaaatattaaaagttACACATATAGGAGAAAAACGgcattttacatatataacaaaggtcaaattaattaacaaaaaaaatacggAAATTATAGTTTTACACCCAATTTttaaagacaaaaaaagCAGTTCTAAAACATtcaatgaaataatttatgatGCTCAGGAAGCTTTGGGATTAGCTCGATCAGCGGGGTTCAAAATATCCCATGGAATTTCTATGCCATCAGGGGGGTGGGATTATCTATCATCACCCTCTAATATATGCGATAATGATCAAGTAGAAGATGAAAACAATCTATCTGATCACAAAATcatacatgcatataaaacAGATGATAACGATCTCAACAAAGTAAATAATTCTTtcgatgaaaataaaaatggaaaggAACAAGTTGATATGACAGAACAGGATGCAACAACTGATGCTAGCTATAAACAATTTGAAAACTGTGATAATACAAAGGAGGATGATCTAAAAAACGATAAatcaattaataataatggggGATCCAAGGATACCTATAATAACATGAATACAAATTATGATCAAAACAAACCAAATGATCATAGCTATGGGCATATGATAAATCCAAAATATGAAGACGTCGAACGTAAAATTGCTGAATCGATTTTAATTAAAGTCAATCGAATAGacaacaaattttatttcaatcAAGGAAAGATAAATGAAATCTCTAAATATTATCTTAAAAATCCAACACcttacatatttatcaatACAATATTATCACCTGAAcaatttcaaaatttagACTTTCTATTTAATagcatattaaaaagttatcatgatgaattaaaattaaataataagaaaCATATGGaaacaaattatttgtCATCTTCAAGATTGTTAGAATCCCATTTTGATAATGAACTTTCTGATGATATGAATGATAACAATGACATCACTATTAATCGTTCCGCTTATTTTGAcatgtataataattatgtagATGTGGAAGATGCCGAAGAGGATTCagaaaaaatggaatttCCTGAGGACGAAGAAGTAGAGGATCCAGAAGATATAGAAGAGACTTACTCATATGAATCGAGTATtgaaattgataaaaaaaaaaaaaaaaaacatataccACTATATGTAGAAATATTTGACCGATATAGTATcatattatacattttaaaaagtagAGCAAAAAGTAACTTAAGTAAATTACAACTGGAACTAGCTCGAgccaattttatttttaacacaTATTCTGATAACAATAGATCcagaattaaatatataaagtatATTGAGAACAATGTTTTAGGTAAATCGTTTATTGATCAGGaagataaatatgataaacaaaatatatttgatatagataataaaaaaaaaaattttaaaatggattatgaatatttagGCTATAATtgcaattttataaaaagtacagaaacatataaagaatatgaaaaaagaataattaataacatttataacaaattaaaaaaagaattaataaaatgtaaaaataataataatttacaaaataattccAGAAAACATAAAGCTTTAATTGCAATTGTAGGCTATACAAATGTTGGAAAAaccaaattaataaattgcTTAACAAATTCAAATTTAAAAGCTAAAAATTTACTCTTTCAAACTTTAgataattcatataaaagtTTAAATATAGCTAATAGTCATTCtactatatttattgacTCAGTTGGTTTTATCCAAAATGTCCcatattctttatatgaATCATTTATGATATCATTAGAAGCCATAAAAAATGctgatattattattcatgtAATTGATGTTACTCATCCATATAAAGAcgagcaaaaaaaatgtgtattaGACACTTTAGTAAAAATAGGAATACCAAATgagtttataaaaaataatattgtagAGGTGTGGAATAAAATAGACAAGTTATCACAAgaacaattatataatttatataaaactaAACCAGTAAATGTTTTACCCATTTCTTCGAAGCATGGAACAAATTGTGATGTCCTTATAAacataatacaaaatttagctaacaaaataaaaaatgtccAAGTATTAACCCTTTCCTTTCCAACTAGTCAGGCAAAGGAAAGAATTGATTTTCTcatgaaaaaatttaagGTTGTTCCGGGTTCGATTTCGTATTCTTCTGATGGAAATACTACTTATATTAAGTTAGTTGAAAACCCAAACAACTTGAAGAAATATTACGAGAAATTTAGCCAATGA
- a CDS encoding glyoxalase I, putative: MEDKKGLVLGKKYNVAWQQTMLRINNPKETVEFYEKNFGMINIHTYHFNEYNFSLYFMITPPYDEEERKKLPKPNTKESEEYLWNLNTVCLELTHNHNSNEILSNGNNENDKGFGHIAFNCENVTEFCDYLFKKQNVKFHKLPHETKMKTIGFALDPNNYWIEIVKRSSEVKWKNNKNITNFSQTMIRVKDPKKSLYFYIHILGMELIYTKHTDYSLYFLKSRYNNKDNNSLNGHNSENSDYNFDLLKTSFQSAENYENFKSSWEPVLELTHNHGTENDENFAYHNGNTEPRGFGHIGFLVDDLQSYCKELESLNIPFKKKINEGLMNNIAFIYDPDNYLIELVQRGTSFDPK; the protein is encoded by the coding sequence ATGGAAGACAAAAAAGGATTAGTGCTAGGAAAAAAGTATAACGTGGCATGGCAACAAACTATGCTACGTATTAATAACCCCAAAGAAACTGTAGAGTTTTATGAAAAGAATTTTggaatgataaatattcatacatatcattttaatgaatataacttttctttatattttatgataacACCTCCATatgatgaagaagaaagaaaaaaattaccaAAGCCTAACACAAAAGAATCAGAAGAATATTTATGGAACTTAAATACTGTATGTTTAGAACTAACACATAATCATAATAGTAATGAAATCTTAAGTAATGggaataatgaaaatgataaaggGTTTGGTCATATTGCATTTAATTGTGAAAATGTAACTGAATTTTGTGATtacctttttaaaaaacaaaatgtaaaatttCATAAATTACCACATGagacaaaaatgaaaactaTCGGATTTGCATTAGATCCAAATAATTACTGGATAGAAATAGTAAAACGCTCAAGTGAAGtcaaatggaaaaataataaaaatattaccaATTTTTCTCAAACTATGATAAGAGTTAAAGATCCAAAAAAGAGtctgtatttttatatacatatattaggtatggaattaatatatacaaaacaCACAGattattcattatatttcttaaaatCACGTTACAATAATAAGGATAATAACTCATTAAATGGCCATAATTCAGAAAACAGTGACTACAATTTTGATTTGTTGAAGACTTCATTTCAATCAGCTGAAAATTATGAGAATTTTAAAAGTTCATGGGAGCCAGTTTTAGAATTAACTCATAATCATGGAacagaaaatgatgaaaattttgCTTATCATAATGGGAATACAGAACCAAGAGGGTTTGGCCATATAGGCTTTTTAGTAGACGATTTACAAAGTTACTGCAAAGAATTAGAGAGTCTAAATATtccttttaaaaaaaaaataaacgaaGGTTTGATGAACAATAttgcttttatttatgatcCTGATAACTATTTAATTGAACTTGTACAAAGAGGCACATCATTTGATCCAAAGTAA